A region from the Pseudopipra pipra isolate bDixPip1 chromosome 8, bDixPip1.hap1, whole genome shotgun sequence genome encodes:
- the CEP55 gene encoding centrosomal protein of 55 kDa — MNPKTAKDRIMGKWGLKSSGSRAESGLEKGKQESAGLRNHPTEEAAPGSGGMAEAERSGLLQKIHSLEKEKEKHNHLVGEKDREIQNLKDKLKSKTNNSEVSLLRNQLEEKTKEAERREQLLCSLSEEINRLKCNLSAVMAKCSDLENKASSTSQASQEAVTNSTEVERQLKDALEKNQQWLLYDQQREAYVRGLLGRIFELEQKSEVVNQQESKGFSSEGHLQEEKQEYYDHLLLTAKRDLETERCTVTQLRSELNEFKKKYEETQGEIMSLNALLQSQRVAEMKAQENENKMKEKVQRLKQENEIFKEKLREGKKKAEDLSCQVQLLHKSLLKQKEEHTRIALLEQQIRTCTTDLENGKLDRQNLEHQLNKVLKELHKAREQISRLEPLKLRESGRVELQEDLQALFDEKLTTYDRSPSPKHSSLLDESFLECPRCKMMYPTSQHRELLAHIDFCTA; from the exons ATGAACCCCAAGACCGCCAAAGATCGTATTATGGGCAAGTGGGGCTTAAAGTCGAGCGGCTCCAGAGCTGAGAGTGGGCTGGAGAAGGGTAAACAGGAGAGCGCTGGGCTGCGGAATCATCCCACGGAGGAAGCCGCCCCCGGGAGCGGCGGGATGGCGGAGGCGGAGAGGAGCGGGCTCCTCCAG aaaatacattcccttgaaaaagaaaaagaaaaacacaaccaTCTTGttggagagaaagacagggaaaTCCAAAACCTGAAAGACAAGCTGAAGTCCAAAACCAATAATAGTGAAGTCTCCTTACTACGAAATCAactagaggaaaaaacaaaggaagcagaaaggagagaaCAGTTACTTTGTTCTCTATCAGAAGAAATTAACCggttaaaatgtaatttatctGCTGTCATGGCAAAATGTTCTGATCTCGAGAACAAAGCCAGTAGCACTTCTCAGGCATCCCAG GAAGCTGTAACAAACAGCACTGAAGTTGAAAGACAATTGAAAGAT GCTCTTGAGAAAAACCAACAGTGGCTACTGTATGACCAGCAACGGGAAGCATATGTCAGGGGATTGCTTGGGAGGATCTTTGAACTTGAACAGAAGTCAGAAGTAGTTAACCAACAAGAATCTAAAGGATTCAGTTCAGAAG GTCATCTGcaagaggaaaagcaagaaTACTATGACCACCTGCTACTAACTGCTAAGAGGGATCTTGAGACTGAAAGATGCACTGTAACCCAGCTGAGATCTGAACTTAATGAattcaaaaagaaatatgaagaaaCACAAGGAGAAATAATGAGTTTAAATGCCTTATTGCAGTCACAACGGGTTGCTGAAATGAAGgctcaagaaaatgaaaataaaatgaaagagaaagtgCAGAGActaaaacaggaaaatgaaattttcaaagaaaagctcagagaaggaaaaaaaaaagctgaagatcTTTCTTGTCAG GTGCAACTTCTTCATAAATCGTTGCTGAAACAGAAAGAGGAGCACACAAGGATAGCTTTGTTGGAACAACAG ATCCGGACATGCACCACAGACTTAGAGAATGGAAAGCTTGATCGCCAGAACTTGGAGCATCAGTTAAACAAAGTCCTCAAGGAACTGCACAAGGCCAGGGAGCAAATATCCCGTCTGGAACCTCTG AAACTCCGAGAATCTGGACGTGTGGAACTACAAGAAGATCTGCAAGCTCTGTTTGACGAGAAGCTGACCACGTATGACAGAAGTCCTTCCCCAAAACATTCAAGCCTCCTTGATGAAAGTTTTCTCGAGTGTCCCAGATGTAAAATGATGTATCCAACAAGCCAGCACAGAGAATTGTTGGCACATATTGACTTCTGTACAGCTTGA